In the Topomyia yanbarensis strain Yona2022 chromosome 3, ASM3024719v1, whole genome shotgun sequence genome, one interval contains:
- the LOC131692833 gene encoding cuticle protein CP14.6-like, with protein sequence MYSKLVVLASLIAVALAAPQKRLPIGSLESQAVILSQDQNIEPSGAYNYRYETSNGIKAQQSSYDGANGAGEYSYTGPDGVLYRVVYSADTYGFQPQGAHLPVEPPVPDHVLKGLEDIRRSPPKDPEFSLTALDAQIARLRATLG encoded by the exons ATGTATAGTAAATTG GTAGTGCTTGCAAGTTTGATTGCAGTAGCTCTGGCTGCTCCACAGAAGCGTCTTCCGATCGGTTCCCTCGAGTCGCAAGCAGTCATCCTGTCTCAGGATCAGAACATTGAGCCTAGTGGAGCGTACAACTATCGGTACGAGACTAGCAATGGGATAAAGGCACAACAATCCAGTTATGACGGTGCCAATGGGGCTGGCGAGTATTCATACACGGGTCCGGATGGTGTCCTGTATCGGGTAGTTTACAGTGCTGACACTTACGGATTCCAGCCCCAAGGAGCTCATCTGCCAGTGGAGCCTCCAGTGCCCGATCACGTTCTCAAAGGACTGGAAGATATACGCCGTAGCCCGCCAAAGGACCCTGAATTTAGTCTGACTGCTCTGGATGCACAAATTGCACGGCTTCGGGCCACCCTTGGTTAA